In Coregonus clupeaformis isolate EN_2021a chromosome 32, ASM2061545v1, whole genome shotgun sequence, the following are encoded in one genomic region:
- the LOC123482424 gene encoding FH1/FH2 domain-containing protein 3-like codes for MITETEKFSGAVSPQSQDSPSPVSRPADPEPAQEEHENMKNMLITSSSTDHQGNLRRNRGYRSLGRVSACQMSVAKEDSASSQDDATDEIMDRLVKSVTQNPTERPSSPKTRKRSRLNRKSLRRTLKSGLSVDVVQALGLSNKTGDKL; via the exons ATGATCACTGAG ACGGAGAAGTTCTCTGGGGCGGTCTCTCCCCAGTCCCAGGACAGCCCCTCCCCTGTTTCCAGGCCTGCAGATCCAGAGCCAGCCCAGGAGGAGCACGAGAACATGAAGAACATGCTCATCACCTCCAGCAGTACCGACCACCAGGGCAACCTGCGCCGCAACCGGGGATACCGCA GTCTAGGCAGAGTCAGTGCATGCCAGATGTCTGTTGCCAAAGAGGACAGTGCCAGCTCCCAGGACGACGCTACGGATGAGATCATGGATCGGCTAGTCAAGTCTGTTACCCAGAACCCCACAGAGAGGCCGTCCAGCCCCAAGACACGCAAACGCTCCCGGCTCAACAGGAAGTCAT TGAGGAGGACACTGAAGAGCGGACTGAGTGTTGACGTGGTTCAGGCTCTGGGACTCAGCAACAAGACTGGTGACAAGCTCTGA